The DNA sequence ACGGAGAGCAGCACGTGCCGGGCCAGCGAGTAGCCGTTGGAGTGCAGCCCGCTCGACGCCATCGCGATGACCACGTCCCCCGCACGCACCCGCTCCGGCCCGAGTAGGTCCGCGTCGCGGACCATGCCGGTCGCCGCGCCTGCGATGTCGTACTCGTCAGGCCCGAGCAGCCCCGGATGCTCGGCGGTCTCCCCGCCGATCAGGGCACAGCCGGCCAGCGCGCAACCGGCGTCGATGCCGGCCACTATGTCGGCGATCCGGTCAGGTACGACGCGACCACACGCGATGTAGTCGGTCATGAACAGCGGCTCCGCGCCGCACACCACGATGTCGTCCACGACCATGCCGACGAGGTCGTGGCCGATGGTGTCGTGGCGGTCCATCGCCTGGGCGATCGCGACCTTCGTCCCGACACCGTCGGTCGAGGTCGCGAGCAGCCGCTCGGCGTCGATCCGGAACAGCCCGGCGAACCCGCCGAGCCCGCCGACCACCTCCGGGCGGGTCGAGGTCAGCCGGCCCTTGATCAGCTCGACCGCACGGTCGCCGGCCTCGATGGACACGCCGGCGGCGGCGTAGGTGGCCGCGCCCTCGACCTCCGTCACGGACGCGTGAGCGCGTCCGCCGCACCAACACCCGGCAACAGCTGCTCGCCCGCGACGTGGGCATCGGCCTCGACCACCCGGGAGATGCCTTCCAACATGTGCTTGCCGAGCAGCTCCGGCGCAGGGAGGTCGATCGGGTACTGCCCGTCGAAGCAGGCGCGGCACAGCCGCTCACCCGGGATCGTCGTCGCCGAGATCAGCTCGTCGAGGGAGATGTAGCCCAGCGAGTCCGCGCCGATCGAGCCGCAGATCTGCTCGACGGTCAGCCCGTTGGCGATCAGCTCGGCGCGGGTCGCGAAGTCGATGCCGTAGAAGCACGGCCACTGCACCGGGGGCGAGGAGATGCGGACGTGCACCTCCGCCGCTCCCGCTTCGCGCAGCATCCGGACGAGTGCCCGCTGCGTGTTGCCGCGCACGATCGAGTCGTCGACGACGACGAGCCGCTTCCCGGCGATCGCGTTGCGCAGCGGGTTCAGCTTCAGCCGGATGCCGAGCTGGCGGATCGTGTCCGACGGCTGGATGAAGGTCCGCCCGACGTAGGCGTTCTTCACCAGGCCGATGCCGTACGGGATCCCGCTCGCCTCGGCGTAGCCGACGGCGGCCGGCGTACCGCTCTCCGGCACCGGGATCACCAGGTCGGCATCCGCGGGGTGCTCCTTGGCGAGGCGGCGGCCGACCTCGACGCGCGTCTCCTGCACCGACCGCCCGGCGATCGAGGTGTCGGGGCGCGCCAGGTAGACGTACTCGAACAGGCACCCCTTCGGGGTCGCCTCGGCGTACCGCTGCGAGCGCAGGCCGTGCTCGTCGATCGCGATCAGCTCGCCCGGCTCGATCTCGCGGACGAACGACGCACCGACGATGTCGAGCGCGGCGGTCTCGCTGGCGACGACCCACCCGCGCTCGAGCCGGCCGAGCACGAGCGGGCGCACCCCGTGCGGGTCGCGCGTGGCGTACAGGGTCTGCTCGTCCATGAACACCAGCGAGAACGCGCCGACCAGCTTCGGCAGCACCTCCATCGCCGCGGCCTCCAGCGAGAGGTCCTGGTAGCCGGCGAGCATCTCGGTGATCAGGTCCGAGTCACTGGTGGCGCGCGGCTCGGCACTCGGCGCGTCCCGGTCGATTCCTGCCATCAGCGCGAGCTGTGCGGTGTTGGTCAGGTTCCCGTTGTGACCGAGCGCGATCCCGCCGCCCTGCGGTGAGGGCCGGTACGACGGCTGCGCGTTCTCCCAGGTGCACGAACCCGTAGTCGAGTACCGGTTGTGGCCGATCGCGAGATGGCCCGACATCGCGCCGAGCGTCGGCTCGTCGAAGACCTGCGCGACCAGACCGAGGTCTTTGTAGACCACGACCGCGCGGCCGTCGGACACCGCCATGCCGGCGGCCTCCTGGCCGCGGTGCTGCAAGGCGTAGAGCCCGTAGTAGGTGAGCTTGGCTACCTCTTCGCCAGGTGCCCAGACGCCGAAGACGCCACACGCATCCTTGGGAGGGGCCTCATCCGGGATGTCGGCGTATCCCACGGCGTCGAGTCTAGGGGCCCGCCGCGTTGCGGGATGACGACTGGCCGCAGTTCCGGCAACCTTGGCGCCGTGCAGGTGCTGGTGGTGTACGGCTCGACCCGCGGGGCAACCGCCGGGCTCGCCCACATGGTCGCCGACGCGTGCGCGACCCACGGCGTGGCCACGTCGGTACGCCGAGCCGTCGACGTACGCAGCATCAGCGGTGTGGACGCGGTCGTCGTCGGGGGCGCGATCTACGGCAACCGCTGGCACCCCGAGGCAACCGCGTTCGTCCGCCGCCACCACACCGCGCTGCGCGAACTTCCGGTGTGGTTCTTCTCGAGCGGGCCGCTCGACGACTCCGCGCGTTCGGGGGCGCTCGCGGCCTTGCCGCAGGTGAGCAGCCTCGCGCGTGAGATCGACATCCGCGGCCACATGACGTTCGGCGGCATGCTCGACCGCCGGCCTACCGGACTGCTGGCCATGTCGCCGTGGCGGACCCTGGGCGACTTCCGGGACCGCGACCACGTGGCCGAGTGGGTCGATCGCATCGCAGCCGAGCTAGCGGCGGGCGCGTCGAGTGAGTCGGAAGGCGCCGGGAGCAGGCACACCGGCAAATCGAAGCCGCGGCCGAAGAAGCCGAAGGTGGTGATCAAGCCGTTCGCGCCGGAGCCGCCGCGGCCGGCGTACGACGAGATCGTGATCGCCAGCGAGCCGAGCGGCGAAGCGCGGCGGATGTCCCGGCTGCGCCGGTACCTGACGCTCGACCCGGCCAGGGATGACGACGACGAGGGCCTGGACCTGTTCACCGAGCTGACCGACTCCGAGCCGCTCGACGACCCGGTGTGACGGCGGCCGACTGGTCCTTGGCTGCGCGCAGCTATCTCCCGCTCGCGGCAGCCAGCTTCGGCAACATCGTGGTCCAGCCGTCGAGATGGCTGTCGTACTCATCGGGCGGCAGGTCGCGGTGGACGAGCTCGACGACGGTCTGCGGCCCGTCCGCGGTCAGCGAGATCTCCACCGTCGAGGAGCCGGGTGGCATCGTGTCGTGGCCGGGGACGCCCCAGGTGAAGACGACGCGGTGCGGCGGGTCCACCTCGACGTAGGACCCGCGCACCGCAGTGCTGGCGAAGTCGAGCGCAAACGACCCGCCCGGCTGCGGATCGAGGTCGGCCCACTCGCCGATCCACTCGACCATCAGCGCCGGGTCGACGAGGTAGGGGAAGACCGCTTCTGGAGGAGCCGAGATGCGGACCGTCGCTGTCAGTACGTCGGGAGACGTCATGGCTTGCCCCGGTTCGGCGACTGGGACTTGCGGCGCTGCTCCGCCTCGACCACCTGCTTGAGCCGCTGCAGTGTGGCGGGCCACAGCTCGGCGAGCACCCCTCTCACCGGATCCAACCCGTGCGGGTCGAGCGCGTACAGCCGACGTACGCCGTCCCGCCGCTCGCTGAGCAGACCCGCCCGGGCCAAGACCTGGAGGTGGTGGCTGACCGCCTGCTGCGACGCGTCGAAGTGGGACGCGATCTCACCCGCCGCCAGCTCGCCGGTCCGCACCAACCGCAGTATCTGGCGGCGGTGCGGATCGGCGAGTGCGCGAAGAACGACGTCGGCCTGGTCATCGGGACCGATCGCCGAACTCGCTTCCGCGCGCATCCGTCAACGATCTCAGGCCGCACCGACCGCAGACGCGTTGGCGCGCGCCTCGCGACGGGCCAGATCCGCCGGCGAGCCGGTGGGGTTGCCGGTGCCGGTGTCGAGGTAGCTGCGCAAGCTCGGGATGAAGTGGTCCCAGCCGTTCTTGCAGTCGGCGTAGCACTCGAGCTTCGGGGTCAGTCCCTCGTGGCGGAACCTGATCTCAGCGCCCCCGCCGGGCAGCGCCTCAATCTGGAAGTGCTGGGTCGTGCCGACCCAGTCCTCGACCATGCAGGCGATGGTCGTCCACCGCACTCCGATGCCGCGCTGGGCGTCGTCGACGCGCATGACCGCCTTCGCCGTCTCGCTGAAGTGGAACGTGATCTCGCCGCCTGCGGTGGCATCTCCGGTCGCCGGAGTCCACCAGGCGCTGAGCCCCTCCAGGGTGGTCAGCGCGTCGTACACCTCGTCGGCCGAGACGGCGGTGACGATGCGCGCCTCGTAGTCGGATTCGGTCGTGTCGTTCACTTTCGCTCCTTCATGACGTCGGGATCGATCGTCGGGATCGATCTATACCGAAGGCTACTTGTACAAAGCTTGATTTGTAAAGGACCTATTTGTGAACTACGCGCCGATAGAGTCGCGGCGTGCCCTCCGGCGCCGACCTCCTCGCTTTCGCGATCACCGGCTTCGTGGTCATCGTGATCCCCGGCCCGAGCGTGCTGTTCGTCGTCGGCCGGGCGCTGTCGAGCGGTCGTCGGGTCGCGTTGTTGTCGATGGTCGGCAACTCCCTCGGGGTCTACGTGCAGACTGCGGCGGTCGCGTTCGGCATCGGGACCCTGGTCGAGGACTCGGTCGCCGCCTTCACCGTCGTCAAGATCCTGGGCGGCTGCTACCTGCTCTATCTCGGCGCCAAGACGTTCCACGCCCGCAAGTCGCTGGCCACCGCGATCACCGGCTCGTACGCCGACCAGCGTTCCGACCGCAGAGCCTTCGTCGAGGGGATGACCGTCGGCGTCACGAACCCGAAGACGATCGTGTTCCTCGTCGCCGTCCTGCCCCAGTTCACCAGCCGCAGCGGCGGGAGCGTGCCGGTCCAGATCCTCGTTCTGGGCCTGATCTTCTCCGCCATCGCGCTGGTGTCGGACTCAGCGTGGATCACGGCGGCCAGCCGGGTGCGCGGCTGGTTCGCCCGCTCGCCGCGCCGGCTCGAGCTGATCGGCGGCACCGGAGGCCTGGCGATCATGGCGGTGGGTGCCGGCGTGCTCGCGACCGGCCGGAAGAGCTAGGCCAGGACCGGCAGCGACCCGGAGAGGTCGGCTCGCTCACCACTGGCCCTCACCCGCCCGGCGCCGAGCGCCGCACTCCACGTGTCGCGCCCGGTCGCCAGCTCGATCCACGTGATCGGGTCGAGCTCGACCACGTTGGGCGGCGTACCGCGAGTGTGCCGCGGCCCGGCGATGCACTGAACCGCGACGTACGGCGGGACCCTGACCTCCACGCTGCGCCCCGGGACTCGCTCCGCGAGGATCGCCGTGAGCATCCGGACCGCAACCGCCGTCGCGGAGCGGTCGAGCGCCACGGGCCCGACGTCAGGTACCGAGGCGGACAGGTCGAGTGAGTGCACGACGAGCTCGTTGACGCGGGTCACCATGAGATCGGACAGCCGTAACGGCCCGCGCCTGCCGGCGACCACCGGGTCACCTGCGACGCCGTCGAGGGCGGTGAGTAGGTCGGCTCGCGCGTCGGCTGCGTTCGCCAGCACCTCGGCCGGCGTCTTGCCAGCCGCTGCGTCGCGGTCACGTTGCGCGATCTCGGGCCCGGCGGCCGGCCACGCCGACGTGTAGGCAGCAATCGTCAACGGCTTGTCACGCACCGCCCCTGCGTCGAGTGCACGGACGACGACAGCCGTCATGTCGGTGACGTGAAAACCGAGCTCGCGGACGGTCCAACCGGCAAGCCGCGACGGGCGCTCCCAGTCCGAAGCGGGCAGGGCGGTGAGCCAGTCGACAACGTTGTGCTGCTGTGCTTCGTACGCCGTACGAAGCATCGCGAGGTCAGGCACGCGATAGATCTACCCGAACAGCGCGGGCAGTGTCGCCTCGAATACGCCGCGCAGCTCGGGCAAGCCGACCGAGAACTGTCCGGCGATGGCGACGGACTCGCCGCCGGTCTCGCCGACCAGCCGCGCCGCAACGCCGTGCCTCGCCGCGAGGGCCAGCACGGCGTCGGCGTCCGTGGTGGAGACGAGCGCCCGGGCGGTGCTCTCGCTGAACAGGGCGACGAACGGGTCGCCCTCGAGGGTGACCGTCGCTCCTACCCCGCCGATCAGGCACGACTCGACGAGCGCCTGCGCGAGACCGCCGTCGGAAAGGTCGTGTGCCGAGGCCAGCAGGCGGTTGCCGGCAGCCTCGCCGAGCAGTCCGGCGAGGGCCACCTCCGCGGCCAGTCTCACCGCCGGCGGACGGCCACCGAGATGGCGGTGGGCCACCCACGCCCACGCCGATCCGTCGAGCTCGTCCTCGGTCGCGCCGAGCAGCACGAGCTGGTGGCCCGCGGCGGCGAACCCGCTCGGCACTCGCTTGCTGACGTCGTCGATCACCCCGAGTACGCCGATGACGGGTGTCGGGTTGATCGCGGTCGACCCGGTCTGGTTGTAGAAGGAGACGTTGCCGCCGGTCACCGGCGTACCGAGCTCACGGCACCCTTCAGCAAGCCCGCGCGTCGCCTCGGCGAACTGCCACATGACCGCGGGGTCTTCGGGTGAGCCGAAGTTCAGGCAGTCCGTGACCGCGAGCGGACGAGCGCCCGTGCAGGCGACGTTGCGGTAGGCCTCGGCGAGGTTGAGCTGTGCGCCGGCGTACGGGTCGAGGCGGGCGAAGCGGCCGTTGCCGTCGAGCGAGAGCGCGATGCCGCGGGACGTCTCGTCGCCCAGCCGGATCACGCCGCCGTCGTGTGGCATCGCAAGGACGGTGCCGCCGATCACGTACCGGTCGTACTGCTCGGTGACCCAACGGCGACTGCACAGCTGCGGGGAGCCGACGAGCTGCAGCAAGGTTGCGCGAAGCTCGTCACCGGTCGATGGGCGCGCCAGATTGCCGGAGGTGTCGGCGATCAGCGCATCCTGCTCGACATCGGGGCGCGCGAACGGGCGGTGATAGACCGGACCGTCATCGGCGAGCGAACCGGGCTCGACGTCGACGATGGTCTCGCCGTGCCACGAGATCACCAGGCGGTCGCCGTCGGTGACCTCGCCCACCTCGGTAGCCAACGCGCCCCATTTGTGGCAGAGCTCGAGTGCCTCGGCGACGTTTTCTGGCGCCACGATCGCGAGCATCCGCTCCTGCGACTCGCTCATCAGGATCTCGACCGGCACCATCGACGGCTCACGAAGCGGGACCTTGTCCAGGTCGACCTTCATGCCGCCGTCGCCGTGGGCGGCGGTCTCGGCGAACGCACACGACAGTCCCGCCGCGCCGAGGTCCTGGATGCCGGTCACCAGCCCCCGGTCGAAGAGCTCGAGGCAGCACTCGATCAGGATCTTCTCGGCGAACGGGTCACCGACCTGCACGCTCGGCCGCTTGGTCTCGCCTTCGGTCTCGAAGGTCGCACTCGCCAACACCGACGCCCCGCCGATGCCGTCGCGGCCGGTGAGGGCACCGATCAGTACGACGAGGTTGCCGGGCCCTTCGGCGCGCGCCAACTGCAGCCGGCTGTGCGGCAGCACGCCCACACACAGCGCGTTGACCAGCGGGTTGCCGGCGTACGTCGGATCGAAGCCGACCTCGCCGCCGATGTTCGGCAGGCCGAGGCAGTTGCCGTACCCGCCGACGCCGGCGACGACGCCCGACACGAGTCGCTTGGTGTCGGGCGCGTCCGCGTCACCGAATCGCAGCGAGTCCATCACCGCGACCGGGCGGGCACCCATCGTGAGGATGTCGCGCACGATGCCACCGACTCCGGTCGCCGCGCCCTGGTAGGGCTCGACGTACGACGGGTGGTTGTGGCTTTCGACCTTGAAGGTGACCGCGAGCCCGTCGCCGACGTCGACCACACCGGCGTTCTCACCCATCCCGACGAGCATCGCGTCGCTGCGTGGCGGGTTCTCGGCGAACTGGCGCAGGTGCACCTTGCTCGACTTGTAGGAGCAGTGCTCGCTCCACATGACGGAGTACATCGCCAGCTCGGCATCGGTCGGCCGACGGCCGAGGATCTCGCGGACGCGGGCGTACTCGTCGTCCTTCAACCCGAGCTCGGCGTACGGCTGAGGCTGGTCGGGAGTGGCGGCGGCGTGGTCGACGGTGTCGGTCTGAGTCGTCATGCAGCGACGAGGTCCTTGATGACGGAGACGAACATCGCCAGGCCGTCGGTCGAGGGCCCGGTCAGTACGTCGATCGCGTGCTCCGGGTGCGGCATCAGGCCGACGACGTTGCCGGCTGCGTTGCGGATCCCGGCGATGTCGTTGAGGGCGCCGTTGGGGTTGCCGTCGAGGTAGCGAAAGGCGACCAGGCCGTCCCGCTCGAGCTCCGCGACGGTCGCGGCGTCTGCGACGTACCGGCCCTCACCGTGCTTGACCGGGATCACGATCTCGGCACCCTCGGCGTACTGACCGGTCCAACGTGTCGAGCTCGACTCGACCCGCAGGCGCTGGTCGCGACACACGAAGTGCAGCCCGGCGTTGCGGATCAGCGCACCGGGCAGCAGGCCCGCCTCGCACAGCACCTGGAAGCCGTTGCAGATCCCCAGCACCGGCAGGCCTTTGCCGGCCGCCGCGACGATCTCGGCGACGACGGGCGAGAAACGGGCGATGGCACCGGCGCGCAGGTAGTCCCCGTAGGAGAAGCCGCCGGGCAAGACCACGGCGTCGACCCCATGGATGGTCGCGTCACCGTGCCAGAGGCTCACCGCCTGCGCGCCCGCGGCCTTGACCGCCCGAGCGGCGTCCCGGTCGTCGAGGGAGCCGGGGAAAGTCACCACACCGACGCGAGTGGTGGCTGGCACCACTCGATTCTAGGTGGCGGGCCCGGCCGACCGGAGGCCGACGCGGGGACTAGTCATCTCACACCAGGCGAAACCGTCCTAAGAGGCGATAGCGGCAAATCGGACACGCGGCAACACTGCGAAGTATCCGAACCACCTCCAGGAGAACGCCATGGCGGACGGCACACCCCACACGTACCGAGCGCTGGTGCTGTGCCCGATGCGCAACTGCCCGGCCTGCCAGCACGACGTCCTTGTCAAAGACGACCACTGCACCGAGTGCGGCTCACACATCCCCAAGCCGCCGCCACGCATCCCGCGCCCTCGCAGGCCACTCCAGTCGATCCCCGCAATGGGATTCGGCCTCGAGCACGCCGCCGCCGCAATGACCCTCGACGTCGCAGCAATGCCCGGCATCAACTAACCGTCCCGAAGAAAACACAAACGTGGCGGGAGTCACGTTCTCGCGACGAGCGGGCCTCGCGGAAACGGGCTTTCGCAACGTTTGTGTTTCGGTACGAACGTTATGGTCCCGTCGTGGTTTTTCGTGCGCCCTTTTCGCGGGTGTCTCGCGGACTGATCTGCGTCGTACTTGCCCTTGGTATCGCCGGCGCACTGGTCGCCGAGATCACCACGCCCGGTATCAGTGCGCCGACGCGATGGGGGTGGGCCGCGGTCACCGTCTTGCTGGAGGCGGTCCTGCTCGGTGGGCTGCAGCGGCTGTGGGTGGTCTGCCTGGTCGTGACCGACTCGGACATCCTGGTACGCAACTTCCGCGGCGACATCCACTATCGGCCGAGTGAGATCAAGGGCGTCGTACGAGCGTCTGACTTCACGGGCTTCGGGGTGGCGCTGCGACTGAAGAGTGGCGAGGACATGCGCCTCGACGGGCTGGCCTGGGTTACCCAGGCGCGTACCGATCGGGCGGTCGCCGAGATCAGCCGGGCGCTCGGCCTGGAGGCCGCCGACGCCTCGTCGGAGAACGGCTGAGCAGTCAGCCCTCGACGCGGACGGTGAAGTCCTCGATCGCCGGGTTCGCGAGCAGCTGCTCGGCCGCCTGCCGCGCAACCGCCTCGGCGTCGGCCCCGTCGATGTCGATCTCGAAGCGCTTGCCCTGGCGTACCGCAGTCACCCCGGTGAAGCCGAGCCCGGGCAGCGCACGCACGATCGCCTGCCCCTGCGGGTCGAGGATCTCCGGCTTCGGCATCACGTCGACGACCACCCGCACCATGGCGCTCACCCTACCGACCGCGACCTCTGCTCGAAGTAGCACACAACCCGGTGCGGTACGCGGCTTATGTCCGATTTGGCCGCCCGCCGGGACCCGGTTGTGTGCTCCTTCGGGGAAAAGCTAGGAGGCGAATGGGCGGCCGGTGAGGCGCTCGTAGGCGTCGACGTACTTCGCGCGGGTGCGCTCGACCACGTCGTCGGGCAAGGCGGGAGGTACGCCGCCGGCGGCCCGGTCCCAGCCGGACTCGTGCAGCAGCCAGTCCCGGACGTACTGCTTGTCGTACGACGGCTGGGCGCCCCCGGGCGCCCAGGTCTGGGCCGGCCAGAACCGCGAGGAGTCGGGAGTGAGCACTTCGTCGCCCAACACCAGCGCACCGGAGTCATCCCGGCCGAGCTCCACCTTCGTGTCAGCCAGCAGGATCCCGGCCCGCTCTGCCAGGTCCCGGCCACGCTCGTAGACGGCAAGGGTCAGCGACCGCAGCTGTTCGGCGGTCTCGAACCCGACCTCGGCGACCACCTCCTCGAAGGTCATCGGCGCGTCGTGCTCGCCGACCGGAGCCTTCGTGGTCGGAGTGAAGATCGCGTCGGGCAGCCGAGACCCGTCGACCAGACCGGCCGGCAGCGGTACGCCGCACACCGATCCGCTCCGCTCGTAGTCCGCGACGCCGCTCCCCGCGAGGTAGCCCCGCGCGACGCACTCGACCGGGACCATCTCCAGCCGGCGGCACAGCACCGACCTGCCACGCAGCGCATCGGCGTACGACGAGAACTCAGCCGGGTAGTCGGACACGTCGCTGGCCACGACGTGGTTGGCGACCACGTCAGCGAGCTGTTCGAACCACCACAGCGACAGCTGCGTCAGCACCACACCCTTGTCCGGGATCTCGGTGGGAAGGATGTAGTCGAACGCCGAGATGCGATCGCTGGCAACCATCAGCAGCAGGCCGTCGCCCGCGTCGTAGAGATCGCGGACCTTGCCCGAGTGGATGTGCCGGTCGGCCAGCCCGTCGATCACGTGAGTGCGGCAACCCGGTCGAAGACCGCCGCGAGCCGTTCGAGGTAACGCTCCGGACGGCACACCTCGTCCAGCCGCGCCTCGTCCAGCGTCTGCCCGCGGTCGGCCGCGTGCTTGCGCAACGTGTCGCGGAACGGTACGCCGGACGACCACGTCTCCATCGCCGCTGCCTGCGTGAGGGCGTACGCGTCCTCGCGCGACAGACCGGACTCGACGAGCTCGAGGAGCACCGTGCTCGAGTAGATCAGGCCTCCCGTCGCGTCGAGGTTGAGCTGCATCCGCTCGGCGTCGACCACCAGCCCGTTCACCAGCCGCGACGTCAGATGCAGCAGGTAGTCCGTGCCGATCGCGGCGTCCGGCAGCGCGATGCGCTCGACGGAGGAGTGCGAGATGTCGCGCTCGTGCCAGAGCGGGATGCCCTCCATGACCGGCACGATCTGGGCTCGTACGACGCGCGCCAGGCCGCAGATCCGCTCACACATGATCGGGTTGCGCTTGTGCGGCATCGCACTCGAACCCTTCTGCCCCGACCCGAACGGCTCGTTCAGCTCACGTACCTCGGTGCGCTGACCGTGCCTGACCTCGAGCGCGATCGCCTCGCACACGGAGGCGATGACGGCCAGCGCCGACACCCATTCGCTGATCCCGTCCCGCATGACGACCTGGGTCGCGACGTCCGCCGCGCGCAGACCCAGCGCCGATGCGACGTGCTGCTCGATCGCCGGGTCGATGTTGGAGTACGTGCCGACGGCGCCGGAGATCTTGACGACACCGACCGCGTCACGCGCCGCGACCAGCCGATCGCGCGAGCGCGCCATCGCGAATGCGAAGTCCGCGACTCGGTGGCCCCACACGTCCGGCTCGGCATGTACGCCGTGGGTCCGGCCCACCCGCACCGTCGCGCGGTGGGTCAGCGCGTGGTCGCGCAGCGACTCCACCAGCGCCGTCGCCTTGGCGACCAGCAGGTCGGTGGCCTCGGTGAGCTGTACGGCGAGGGCGGTGTCGAGCAGGTCGGAGGACGTCATGCCGTGGTGCACCCACGCCGCCGCTTCCCGCGGTGTCGTGTTGTCGGCCCACGCGGTCAGGAAGGCGATCACGTCGTGCTGGGTGACGGCTTCGACCGCGGCGACCGCCTCGGGAGTCGGCGCGGGCGCGGCCAGCACCGGCGCGACCACGTCGGCGGGCACCGTGCCGGCGGCGGCGTGGGCCTCGAGCACGATCGCCTCGACGCGGCACCACAACTGGTACTTGTGCGCCTCACTCCACACCTGCCCCATCTCGGGAAGGGTGTAGCGCTCGATCATCGGGACTCCTCCGCCGCCTTGCGAACAGCTTCACTGGCGCGTAGCGCTATGTCAGTGCGGTAGTGCGAACCGTCGATCCGGACGTGCCCGACAGCCTCGTACGCCGATTGTCTCGCAGCCGCGAGATCCGCGCCGACCGCGGTCACCGCCAAGACCCGGCCACCGCTGGTCACCAGCCGGTCGTCGACGATCGCCGTACCGGCGTGGAGCACGTCGACGTCGATGATGTCGTCGAGGCCGTCGATCAGGTCGCCGGTCCGCGGACTATCGGGGTAGCCGTGCGCCGCGACGACCACGGTGACGGCCGAGCCTTGCCGCCAGCGAAGCGGCGGGTGCGCGTCGAGGGTTCCGGTCGCCGACGCCTTCAGCAGCTCACCGAGCGGCGAGGCGAGCAGCGCGAGGACCGACTGGGTCTCCGGGTCGCCGAACCGCGCGTTGAACTCGACCACCTTCGGTCCCTGCGAGGTGAGTGCGAGTCCGACGTAGAGCAGACCCGAGAACGGCGTGCCACGGTCGGCCATCTCGGTGAGTGTCGGGTGAACCACGCGGGCGACGACCTCATCGACGAGGTCCGGCGGCGCCCACGGCAACGGCGCGTAGGCGCCCATCCCTCCGGTGTTCGGCCCTTCGTCGTCGTCGCCCACTCGTTTGAAGTCCTGAGCCGGCA is a window from the Mycobacteriales bacterium genome containing:
- the purM gene encoding phosphoribosylformylglycinamidine cyclo-ligase, producing the protein MTEVEGAATYAAAGVSIEAGDRAVELIKGRLTSTRPEVVGGLGGFAGLFRIDAERLLATSTDGVGTKVAIAQAMDRHDTIGHDLVGMVVDDIVVCGAEPLFMTDYIACGRVVPDRIADIVAGIDAGCALAGCALIGGETAEHPGLLGPDEYDIAGAATGMVRDADLLGPERVRAGDVVIAMASSGLHSNGYSLARHVLLSVSKIPLESAADLGTPLGEVLLTPTRIYAKDCLTLAAATEVHAFSHVTGGGLTANLARVLPDGLSAAIDTTTWTPAPIFQLIADRGKVAAAEMERTFNLGVGMVAVVPEASAQAALDHLRSRKTEAWVCGEVTPT
- a CDS encoding SRPBCC domain-containing protein yields the protein MNDTTESDYEARIVTAVSADEVYDALTTLEGLSAWWTPATGDATAGGEITFHFSETAKAVMRVDDAQRGIGVRWTTIACMVEDWVGTTQHFQIEALPGGGAEIRFRHEGLTPKLECYADCKNGWDHFIPSLRSYLDTGTGNPTGSPADLARREARANASAVGAA
- a CDS encoding SRPBCC domain-containing protein codes for the protein MTSPDVLTATVRISAPPEAVFPYLVDPALMVEWIGEWADLDPQPGGSFALDFASTAVRGSYVEVDPPHRVVFTWGVPGHDTMPPGSSTVEISLTADGPQTVVELVHRDLPPDEYDSHLDGWTTMLPKLAAASGR
- a CDS encoding flavodoxin domain-containing protein; translation: MQVLVVYGSTRGATAGLAHMVADACATHGVATSVRRAVDVRSISGVDAVVVGGAIYGNRWHPEATAFVRRHHTALRELPVWFFSSGPLDDSARSGALAALPQVSSLAREIDIRGHMTFGGMLDRRPTGLLAMSPWRTLGDFRDRDHVAEWVDRIAAELAAGASSESEGAGSRHTGKSKPRPKKPKVVIKPFAPEPPRPAYDEIVIASEPSGEARRMSRLRRYLTLDPARDDDDEGLDLFTELTDSEPLDDPV
- a CDS encoding sterol carrier family protein; its protein translation is MLRTAYEAQQHNVVDWLTALPASDWERPSRLAGWTVRELGFHVTDMTAVVVRALDAGAVRDKPLTIAAYTSAWPAAGPEIAQRDRDAAAGKTPAEVLANAADARADLLTALDGVAGDPVVAGRRGPLRLSDLMVTRVNELVVHSLDLSASVPDVGPVALDRSATAVAVRMLTAILAERVPGRSVEVRVPPYVAVQCIAGPRHTRGTPPNVVELDPITWIELATGRDTWSAALGAGRVRASGERADLSGSLPVLA
- the purF gene encoding amidophosphoribosyltransferase, with the protein product MGYADIPDEAPPKDACGVFGVWAPGEEVAKLTYYGLYALQHRGQEAAGMAVSDGRAVVVYKDLGLVAQVFDEPTLGAMSGHLAIGHNRYSTTGSCTWENAQPSYRPSPQGGGIALGHNGNLTNTAQLALMAGIDRDAPSAEPRATSDSDLITEMLAGYQDLSLEAAAMEVLPKLVGAFSLVFMDEQTLYATRDPHGVRPLVLGRLERGWVVASETAALDIVGASFVREIEPGELIAIDEHGLRSQRYAEATPKGCLFEYVYLARPDTSIAGRSVQETRVEVGRRLAKEHPADADLVIPVPESGTPAAVGYAEASGIPYGIGLVKNAYVGRTFIQPSDTIRQLGIRLKLNPLRNAIAGKRLVVVDDSIVRGNTQRALVRMLREAGAAEVHVRISSPPVQWPCFYGIDFATRAELIANGLTVEQICGSIGADSLGYISLDELISATTIPGERLCRACFDGQYPIDLPAPELLGKHMLEGISRVVEADAHVAGEQLLPGVGAADALTRP
- a CDS encoding LysE family translocator translates to MPSGADLLAFAITGFVVIVIPGPSVLFVVGRALSSGRRVALLSMVGNSLGVYVQTAAVAFGIGTLVEDSVAAFTVVKILGGCYLLYLGAKTFHARKSLATAITGSYADQRSDRRAFVEGMTVGVTNPKTIVFLVAVLPQFTSRSGGSVPVQILVLGLIFSAIALVSDSAWITAASRVRGWFARSPRRLELIGGTGGLAIMAVGAGVLATGRKS
- a CDS encoding metalloregulator ArsR/SmtB family transcription factor, producing the protein MRAEASSAIGPDDQADVVLRALADPHRRQILRLVRTGELAAGEIASHFDASQQAVSHHLQVLARAGLLSERRDGVRRLYALDPHGLDPVRGVLAELWPATLQRLKQVVEAEQRRKSQSPNRGKP